In Miscanthus floridulus cultivar M001 chromosome 5, ASM1932011v1, whole genome shotgun sequence, one genomic interval encodes:
- the LOC136451692 gene encoding mediator of RNA polymerase II transcription subunit 22a-like, whose protein sequence is MSKAGGGPGSAPGPTAAAAAAAVQKQKSLLQKADADVSSLVDNFSSLINIARVNDPPVRNSQEAFQMEMRAARMVHSADSLLKLVSELKRTAIFSGLASLNENVDRRIELLGQQAEGTERMLERIGQEAAASLKELEAHYYSSVVRSPSYD, encoded by the exons ATGAGCAAAGCAGGCGGTGGTCCCGGCTCGGCCCCGGGCCcgacggccgcggcggcggcggccgcggtgcAGAAGCAGAAGTCGCTGCTGCAGAAGGCGGACGCCGACGTCTCCAGCCTCGTCGACAATTTCTCCTCCCTCATCAACATCGCCCGA GTCAACGATCCGCCTGTGCGCAACTCGCAGGAGGCCTTCCAGATGGAGATGCGCGCCGCCCGCATG GTACATTCAGCAGACTCTCTGTTGAAACTAGTGTCGGAACTTAAGAGGACAGCCATCTTTTCTGGGCTTGCTTCATTGAATGAGAATGTGGATAGGAGGATTGAATTACTGGGTCAGCAAGCTGAGGGAACTGAGAGAATGCTGGAGAGGATTGGGCAGGAGGCAGCAGCAAGCctcaaggagctagaggcacacTACTACTCATCTGTTGTGCGGTCACCATCCTATGATTGA